One Nonomuraea angiospora DNA segment encodes these proteins:
- a CDS encoding tetratricopeptide repeat protein translates to MTLLPDGPQERLNIQTKGVAREHGRVYQAARDQSITQITQQGPRRPLPPAGTVPVPAGLSGLPRRPAGAFVGREAAMTALRQTLRDTTGPGVISQAVLGLGGVGKSELALQYAHHHRQDYGLVWWIDADSPDQIRVELAALARALACGIDSVAAEQATVEEAAAWALSWLATHPGWLVIFDNVEEVADVEPYLARLAHGHVLITTRRDIGWQHLNITPLRLELLPRPAAIALLAGLIGPPDSANSDGLGELAEHLGDLPLALAQAGTYIARTPRMNLSAYLQLLKDIPARMYAAATAGGDAERVVAKVLTISHARIQAINPLAIDLLNLLACFAPDNLPCSVLDGLPETDLLQVDEALALLESYSLITLTPSLVELVPGQPEDLVSVHRLVQAVTLHRLAPDQRDQIRDSAAELVQAALPDNPRTISTWPGYQALLPHARAVLPADSPGLHRLVDFLDASGDYTTAVQLQQDIYTHALATLGAEHPDTLTARHNLAWWTGEAGDVATARDQHMALLPVLERVLGAEHPTTLAARNNLAIWTGEVGEAITARDQCTALLPALERVLGAEHPNTLAARNNLASWTGEAGDAATARDQYTALLPVLERVLGAEHPNTLTIRHNLARWTGEAGDAVTARDQYTVLLPILERVLGAEHPNTLTIRHNLARWTGEAGDAATARDQYTALLPVLERVEGAEHPDTLAARHNLARWTAGTGDAATARDQFATLLPVRERVLGAEHPATLATRHNLAWWTGEAGNAATALDQHTVLLPILERVLGAEHPTTLATRNNLARWTGEAGEAATARNQYTVLLPILERVLGAEHPNTLAARNNLASWTGEAGDAATARDQFAALLPVRERVQGTEHPDTLATRNQLAYWTGQAAETESSGG, encoded by the coding sequence ATGACTCTCCTGCCAGACGGCCCCCAAGAGCGGCTGAACATCCAGACAAAGGGCGTCGCTCGTGAGCATGGCCGGGTCTACCAGGCGGCTCGCGACCAGAGCATCACCCAGATCACCCAGCAGGGCCCACGGCGGCCACTGCCCCCGGCCGGTACCGTGCCGGTCCCGGCCGGGCTGTCGGGCCTGCCGCGCCGCCCCGCGGGGGCCTTCGTCGGCCGGGAGGCAGCCATGACGGCTCTGCGCCAGACGCTGCGGGACACGACGGGACCGGGGGTGATCAGTCAGGCCGTACTCGGGCTGGGTGGCGTCGGCAAGAGTGAGCTGGCCCTGCAGTATGCCCACCACCATCGCCAGGACTACGGCCTGGTGTGGTGGATCGACGCCGACAGCCCCGACCAGATTCGCGTCGAGCTGGCCGCCCTGGCTCGGGCGCTGGCATGCGGCATCGACTCGGTGGCCGCCGAGCAGGCCACCGTGGAGGAAGCCGCCGCCTGGGCACTGAGCTGGCTGGCCACCCACCCCGGCTGGCTGGTCATCTTCGACAATGTCGAGGAGGTCGCCGATGTCGAGCCGTACCTGGCCCGTCTCGCCCACGGTCACGTACTGATCACCACCCGCCGCGACATCGGCTGGCAGCACCTGAACATCACCCCGCTCCGGCTGGAGCTGTTGCCCCGCCCAGCCGCGATCGCCCTGCTGGCCGGCCTGATCGGCCCTCCGGACTCCGCCAACAGCGACGGGCTAGGGGAGCTGGCCGAACATCTGGGGGATCTGCCTCTGGCCCTGGCCCAGGCCGGCACCTACATCGCCCGCACCCCCCGCATGAACCTGTCTGCGTACCTGCAGTTGCTCAAGGACATCCCCGCCCGCATGTATGCCGCCGCAACAGCCGGAGGCGACGCCGAGCGCGTAGTAGCCAAAGTGCTGACCATCAGCCACGCTCGCATCCAGGCCATCAACCCGCTGGCCATCGACTTGTTGAACCTGCTGGCCTGTTTTGCCCCCGACAATCTGCCCTGCTCCGTGCTGGACGGCCTTCCGGAGACCGACCTCTTGCAGGTCGACGAGGCGCTGGCACTGCTGGAGTCCTATAGCCTGATCACCCTCACCCCCAGCCTTGTCGAGCTTGTCCCTGGCCAGCCGGAGGACCTGGTCAGCGTGCACCGTCTCGTCCAGGCCGTCACCTTGCATCGGCTCGCGCCCGACCAACGCGATCAGATCCGCGACAGCGCGGCTGAGTTGGTCCAGGCCGCGCTCCCTGACAATCCGAGGACGATCAGTACCTGGCCTGGCTATCAAGCACTCCTGCCACACGCTCGCGCCGTGTTGCCGGCAGACTCCCCTGGCCTGCATCGCCTGGTCGACTTTCTCGATGCCAGCGGGGACTACACCACCGCCGTCCAGCTCCAGCAAGACATCTATACCCACGCTCTGGCAACGCTGGGCGCCGAACATCCCGACACCCTGACCGCCCGGCACAACCTCGCCTGGTGGACGGGGGAGGCGGGGGACGTGGCCACCGCACGCGACCAGCACATGGCCCTGCTCCCCGTACTCGAACGCGTCCTGGGCGCCGAGCACCCCACGACCCTGGCCGCCCGGAACAACCTCGCCATCTGGACGGGGGAGGTGGGGGAGGCGATCACCGCACGCGACCAGTGCACAGCCCTGCTGCCCGCCCTCGAGCGCGTTCTGGGCGCCGAGCACCCCAACACCCTGGCCGCCCGGAACAACCTAGCTTCCTGGACGGGGGAGGCGGGGGACGCAGCTACCGCCCGCGACCAATACACCGCCCTGCTCCCCGTACTCGAACGCGTCCTGGGCGCTGAACACCCCAACACCCTGACCATCCGGCACAACCTCGCCCGGTGGACGGGGGAGGCGGGGGACGCAGTCACCGCACGCGACCAGTACACGGTCCTACTGCCCATCCTCGAACGTGTCCTGGGCGCTGAACACCCCAACACCCTGACCATCCGGCACAACCTCGCCCGGTGGACGGGGGAGGCGGGGGACGCAGCTACCGCACGCGACCAATACACCGCCCTGCTCCCCGTACTCGAACGCGTCGAAGGCGCCGAGCATCCCGACACCCTGGCCGCCCGGCACAACCTCGCCCGGTGGACGGCAGGCACGGGGGACGCAGCCACCGCACGCGACCAGTTCGCCACCCTGCTCCCCGTACGCGAACGCGTTCTAGGCGCCGAGCACCCCGCCACCCTGGCCACCCGACACAACCTCGCCTGGTGGACGGGGGAGGCGGGGAACGCGGCCACCGCACTCGACCAGCACACGGTCCTGCTGCCCATCCTCGAACGCGTCCTGGGCGCCGAGCACCCCACGACCCTGGCCACCCGGAACAACCTCGCCCGATGGACGGGGGAGGCAGGGGAGGCGGCCACCGCCCGTAACCAGTACACGGTCCTGCTGCCCATCCTCGAACGCGTCCTGGGCGCCGAGCACCCCAACACCCTGGCCGCCCGGAACAACCTAGCTTCCTGGACGGGGGAGGCCGGTGACGCGGCCACCGCCCGCGATCAGTTCGCCGCCCTGCTCCCCGTACGCGAACGCGTTCAGGGCACCGAACACCCCGACACCCTGGCCACCCGGAATCAGCTTGCTTACTGGACGGGGCAGGCGGCGGAGACGGAGTCGAGTGGTGGATAA
- a CDS encoding trypco2 family protein — MDIELAQAVEGLRDELLAAAVAGAGSQIAFAVGPIELEFAVELKADAKAKAGFKAWVVTADVEAGVSRGRTHKVKLTLTPKHPDGGDVLIAGPPVRAGRCVRSP; from the coding sequence GTGGACATCGAGTTGGCTCAGGCGGTGGAGGGGCTGCGTGATGAGCTGCTGGCGGCGGCGGTGGCCGGGGCGGGCAGCCAGATCGCTTTTGCGGTGGGGCCGATCGAGCTGGAGTTCGCCGTGGAGTTGAAGGCGGACGCCAAGGCCAAGGCGGGGTTCAAGGCGTGGGTGGTCACCGCCGACGTGGAGGCCGGGGTCAGTCGCGGCCGTACGCACAAGGTGAAGCTGACGCTGACGCCCAAGCACCCCGACGGCGGGGACGTGCTGATCGCCGGGCCGCCCGTCCGGGCCGGGCGATGTGTCCGATCACCTTGA
- a CDS encoding PPOX class F420-dependent oxidoreductase — protein MIFTDSEHAYLSEQELGRLATLGPDGSPHSQPVVIWFDPATETVQIGGPELSKSRKYKNVLADPRVSLVIDDQSPTPNALGQTGRGIELRGHAEIVFLDPPLHPAFDHETLRIRPHRIVAWNLEPITNPSFGSGSHLQGYNSRDV, from the coding sequence ATGATTTTCACTGACTCAGAGCACGCATACCTGTCGGAGCAGGAACTCGGCCGCCTGGCCACCCTCGGCCCCGACGGGTCTCCCCACTCTCAACCGGTCGTGATCTGGTTCGACCCCGCAACCGAGACCGTCCAGATCGGCGGCCCGGAGCTGAGCAAGAGCCGCAAATATAAGAACGTCCTAGCCGATCCCCGGGTCTCCCTCGTCATTGACGACCAGTCACCGACGCCCAACGCCCTCGGCCAGACCGGCCGCGGCATCGAACTGCGTGGTCACGCCGAGATCGTCTTCCTGGACCCACCGCTCCACCCGGCCTTCGACCACGAGACCCTGCGCATCCGACCGCACCGCATCGTCGCCTGGAATCTCGAGCCGATCACCAATCCGTCCTTCGGTAGCGGCTCCCACCTCCAGGGCTACAACTCCCGCGACGTCTGA
- a CDS encoding response regulator transcription factor codes for MTVLLADDERLIRSALAALLPLNGNIAVIAEAADGAEAVRLTREHRPDVVVMDLDMPTMDGLHAVAEIRDNDPDQIIVLLTRHARPGVLRRALKAGVLGFLSKAADPEFIAEIIHTVARRQRWIDPGIAALAMTDDCPLTERELDVLRETSEGYAVTDIARRLHLAHGTVRNYLSNAMQKTQAATRHDAARYAREHDWL; via the coding sequence GTGACCGTCCTCCTCGCCGACGACGAACGGCTCATCCGGTCTGCCCTCGCCGCTCTTCTGCCGCTCAACGGAAACATCGCGGTCATCGCGGAAGCCGCCGACGGCGCCGAAGCGGTCAGACTGACACGGGAGCACCGGCCCGACGTCGTCGTCATGGACCTCGACATGCCCACCATGGACGGGCTCCACGCCGTCGCAGAGATCCGCGACAACGACCCGGACCAGATCATCGTCCTCCTCACCCGTCATGCCCGGCCCGGCGTCCTACGAAGAGCGCTGAAGGCCGGAGTCCTCGGCTTCCTCAGCAAAGCAGCCGACCCCGAGTTCATCGCCGAGATCATCCACACCGTCGCCAGACGACAACGATGGATCGACCCCGGTATCGCCGCCCTCGCCATGACCGACGACTGCCCACTCACCGAACGCGAACTCGATGTGCTCCGTGAAACAAGCGAAGGCTACGCCGTCACCGACATCGCACGCCGACTACACCTCGCGCACGGCACCGTCCGCAACTACCTCTCCAACGCTATGCAGAAAACCCAAGCCGCGACCCGCCACGACGCCGCCCGCTACGCCCGCGAACACGACTGGCTCTGA
- a CDS encoding sensor histidine kinase, whose translation MPLLLLRQWAPDGFPNGSILVLVLSAASWAFSAALGGSPLGVFALSLAGAMILTRLPRHRFIAILGFCAASAALGAMVFITRPFTLLTAANYLLIPAGTTLFICIVMALVERYSDILLALERAKQTEAELAVARERIRFASDLHDIQGHTLHVIKLKTALAKQITDSDPVAAKRELDEVQRLIADTIARTQDLVHAQRRLNVASEAENAKNLLEAAGIAVTIATINPVGGSESALLAQALRETTTNILRHSNSTRTTITIDTHRIEIVNDGADTGPLPPLGGLGTLRRRLEESGGTLDLARESGSFRTTATVPAPAPVASTSEHDR comes from the coding sequence GTGCCGCTGCTTCTGCTCCGGCAGTGGGCTCCCGACGGTTTCCCGAACGGCAGCATCCTGGTCCTGGTTCTCTCCGCCGCGAGCTGGGCGTTCAGCGCGGCGCTCGGCGGCAGCCCGCTGGGCGTGTTCGCGCTCTCCCTGGCCGGCGCGATGATCCTGACCCGGTTGCCTCGTCATCGCTTCATCGCCATACTCGGCTTCTGCGCGGCCTCGGCGGCGCTCGGCGCCATGGTCTTCATCACGCGGCCGTTCACTCTTCTCACCGCGGCGAACTACCTCCTCATACCGGCCGGCACGACGCTGTTCATCTGCATCGTCATGGCCCTGGTCGAACGCTACTCCGACATCCTCCTCGCCCTGGAACGCGCGAAACAGACCGAGGCCGAGCTCGCCGTCGCGCGGGAGCGCATCCGCTTCGCGAGCGACCTGCACGACATCCAAGGGCACACACTCCACGTGATCAAACTCAAGACCGCCCTGGCCAAGCAGATCACCGACTCCGACCCGGTCGCAGCGAAGCGTGAACTCGACGAGGTGCAGCGTCTCATCGCCGACACCATCGCCCGCACACAGGACCTCGTCCACGCGCAGCGCCGCCTCAACGTCGCCTCGGAGGCGGAGAACGCCAAGAACCTCCTCGAGGCCGCCGGAATCGCCGTGACGATCGCCACGATCAACCCGGTGGGAGGTTCCGAGAGTGCCCTGCTCGCGCAGGCGCTGCGCGAGACCACGACGAACATCCTGCGCCACTCGAACAGCACGCGCACGACGATCACGATCGACACCCACCGCATCGAGATCGTCAACGACGGCGCCGATACAGGCCCGCTGCCCCCGCTGGGCGGCCTGGGCACCCTCCGCCGTCGGCTGGAGGAGAGCGGGGGAACGCTCGACCTCGCCCGCGAATCCGGAAGCTTCCGCACCACGGCAACGGTCCCCGCACCGGCGCCGGTCGCATCCACGAGCGAGCACGACCGATGA
- a CDS encoding CPBP family intramembrane glutamic endopeptidase, with protein MEYQRVLAGDRRRVGRGVLAIILLVGGMFGLTFGAVQVAFRIDAALGLSGYTASIHVAAMLPIALLIPWSMLIQRWLYGVRAASLTSVRSVFRTAVFGKAMLVVLPLWAINLVVSNLVMGNTTTTWSTVGLASVFLVTLLLTPLQAAGEEYGFRGLVFRVAASWAKSPRVALLLGVAVSSVLFAVVHFSTDPWVNLYYLVFASTLAIITWRSGGLEIGIVIHAVNNTIGFLVLLVLHADFTAANDRSDGVGSAIMLLPCALHIAITASVWWQTRNSGPALTPGEGQIVEAARVVSRKHAGDTRVE; from the coding sequence GTGGAGTATCAGCGCGTCCTCGCGGGCGACAGACGTCGCGTCGGCCGGGGCGTCCTGGCGATCATCCTGCTCGTCGGCGGAATGTTCGGTCTCACGTTCGGAGCGGTCCAGGTCGCGTTCCGTATCGACGCCGCGCTGGGGCTGAGCGGGTATACCGCGAGCATCCATGTCGCAGCGATGCTCCCTATCGCCCTCCTGATTCCGTGGAGCATGCTGATCCAAAGATGGTTGTACGGAGTCCGGGCCGCCTCGTTGACCTCGGTACGGAGTGTCTTCCGCACCGCTGTCTTCGGTAAGGCGATGCTGGTCGTCCTCCCGCTGTGGGCGATCAACCTGGTCGTCTCCAACTTGGTGATGGGCAACACGACGACCACCTGGTCGACTGTCGGACTGGCCTCCGTCTTCCTCGTCACCCTCCTCTTGACGCCTCTGCAGGCTGCCGGAGAGGAGTACGGATTCCGCGGCCTCGTGTTCCGGGTCGCCGCGAGCTGGGCCAAGAGCCCGCGCGTAGCGCTGCTGCTCGGCGTCGCCGTATCCAGCGTCCTCTTTGCCGTGGTGCACTTCTCGACCGACCCCTGGGTGAACCTCTACTACCTCGTCTTCGCATCCACTCTCGCGATCATCACCTGGAGAAGTGGTGGACTCGAGATCGGCATCGTCATCCACGCGGTGAACAACACGATCGGCTTCCTCGTCCTGCTCGTCCTGCACGCGGACTTCACCGCGGCGAACGACCGGTCCGATGGCGTCGGATCAGCCATCATGCTCCTTCCCTGTGCGTTGCACATCGCAATCACCGCATCGGTCTGGTGGCAGACCCGGAACTCCGGGCCCGCCCTCACCCCAGGTGAAGGACAGATCGTCGAGGCGGCGCGGGTCGTGTCGCGGAAACATGCGGGAGACACCCGCGTGGAATAG